GGACATCTTTCTTTCGAAGAGTTTTTGTTGCATACAAAGCCTTAGTATCTACTTTTCTTGCTAGACAGACTTCACCAAAGGCTCCTATTCCTAGTGTTTTTATCTTCACAAACATAGACTTGTCCATTTTAGCCCTTTTAAGACGGATGTAATTAGACTCTTTTTGGCAAAGCATCTTTCTCATTTGATCCTGGGCATCTTGAGATAATCCAACCTAGGCAAATAAACTAAATATTAAATGAGGAATTATCTTCTTTCTATATTGAATATTAAGAAATATCTTGAAAAATTCAGGCACATAGGTTAAATGTGTAATTTTTAATAAAGCAGGTTAGAAATCTAGAATATATTTCAGAGAAAACTAATTATCAAAAGTGCAGTTTAAGGAACAGTTAACAAGATATACAAGGTGAGGAGACAGACTGGGCTATTGGGAGCGAGAAAAGGATACCAATGGTCAGCTTTCTACTCCTCTCTAATGGACTCAAAGAAGTTCCCCGTGTGCAATAAGCAAATATTTGTTAACATGCATCCTCATCTATctctctatgcataaaaaaaaaaaaaaacccgttaccattgactcaattcctactcatagcgaccctataggacagagtagaactgccccatagggtttccaaggagctggtggatttgaactgctgaacttttggtcagcagccaaatgcttaaccactgcatcaccagggtctTCACGCATTCATCCCTAATTATATGATTAGATTGCCTTCGTTATATGCCTCTCTTTGTGGAATGCCTAGGCCTCAAATATTCTTCCACTCTAGGTTCATTTATTCTCAAAAATGGATACTTTTAAGAACAACAAAACCAATGCCTTCTCTACCATAATCACTGTTTCCCCATTCTTAATAAATAGACAATAGTCATTAATcattaataccaaaccaaaaacccatttctgtcaattccaactcacagcgaccctatgaaacagagtagaactgccccatagggtttccacggagcggctggtggattcaaaccgcctatcttttggttagcagctaaatgcttaaccaccacaccaccagggccccttgtatAGTCATTAATAGTTTTACATCTTTCTCAGGGTATTAGGGTAAGAGTGGGAGTCAGAGCCTACCACTAAAGCAAAACACAAAGAGTGTCTCCTACCTTATTTAAAAAGGATAATTTGTATGGTTACTAAAGCATCTTTTAGATAGTTTGGAACATTTCAAAGAATAGTTACTGTGATTTACTAAGATTTCAGATTAAAAACAATACTAACTTTTAAGAGCTACCTGGACTTAGAAGGCAGAACAGTTTATTTTTGACTAATTAATAAAAAACCAATAAAAGGGTTTAAATAGAAAAGGAATTCAACTGGAAAAGTCAGTCTAATTCTAGAAATGCGAGACTAATCGAAATGTAGCAACCTCATGCTTCTGTTAGGATGCGCATTTGCATGCAAAAAATCTGTATGAAGGGTGGCATGCCAGTCTTAGTACAGAACTGTTTCTCTTAAAATCTTACTTGCCTACACAGTAATGGAGGCTACAGAAGTCAGCAAAGCTTCCAACACCATAAAAGTTTAAATCAGCTAttagtgaaagtgaagaggaaaaaggaaaaataaactaaGAGAATACATACAGACAGACTTTAGTAAGAAATCCTAAGAGCAAAAATACGTATAAGTCATACAGATTGTCCTGGTATTTCTCATCTAATAAAATTCAATTTATAGCAGGGATAACAACACTGTGAAATCAGATttagaaaaatcattttaaaagaatGGCTCTCTCAAATATGTGAGGAATTTCAATCACAAATTTAAGACTCTTGGATTATGAGTGATAGATACAAGATCAGGAGTCAACCTTTGAACTCTAATGATATGATAAAAACAATAATGATAGTACCATGATAATATCTCATGACAACTAGTGAAGAGATCTATgtagaatcataacagattaatCTAAAATGGGTGTTTACTtattctgatttctttttaaGTATGAGTTGATATTTTCAGCACATTTTTCTCTAGTAcattatgaaaaagaaattagaagGGGAAATAACCCAAGGGAGATGCCTCTGACAGACTTTCAGATAAGACCTATGTGATGAATAAATCCACAAGCCCAAAAACTTACTGCAAGGAAAAAGAATTGTTTCTTAAGTGTATCAAGAGCTGGGACCTAGAAATTTCTAGCTTATTTCTCAATGTTGTAAGATAATGTGCAAAACCTAGAAGGTAACCCCAACTTCCATATAAAGAAGTTATGTACATCTAAACTGTAtactataaataatatttttcttaatttacacGAGTTTATTAAAGGAAATTCTGAGAAAATCTTGAAATACTAAAATAAGATGCCATAATCAAAAGTAATGTTTACTCATTTTCTAAAAATTGACAGTATTTTTGagctataacaaaaaaaaaatactggaccacaatattttaaaataaacaccaAATAGATGATCAAgtataaaaatgaacattttaaaagGTTTTACCCGCATCATTTCATTCTCTAATTGTTTTTTACGATGTAGACGTTGCTGGTGAGATTTGAGTACATTTTCCACATGTTGCTCCATAAAGAACTTAAATGCCTGAGGAGAGTAACTTTGAATACGAGATTCCCTTCGCTCTTCATCTTTCTTGTTTTTCCTAACTGTAATAGGTGAAGTTGtaatctgtttcttttctttatcaCCACTATCAACATTTTCATAACTTTTTTCACCTTCCTCTTCCTTGGGCAAGCCAGGCTGATCCTCTTTGCTAGATTTATGTATTGATTCATATGGAGGAACAGATGGGTTCTGGTGTAGCAGATGTTTTGGATAAGGTGGTGGTGGACCTTGATAGTTTGGAGCTTCAGCAACAGGTGGCATAACAGTCATATTTGAAGTGGTACCCTCAGAAAAAGGACAGGGCTGAACAGTTTGAATTGGCTGTGGTAGCCAAGAAGGGTGTGTTGGTGCTAAAGCAGTCTGTAGCTCTGGTTTTAATACACGAATGCTTTTCACAGGCTGCTGAATAGGAGCTGGTGTAATAGCAGTTACTGTTGTAGCTGAAGGCTGAGAATTAGTAGAGTGACTTGTTCTATTTCCTAATGGGTTATTAAAAGAATTTGACCTCACTGGTATGTTCGGTTGCCATGTAGGGATTTCATGTCCACTGTTTGGGGATGACTGAGCTGGAGCAGAAGATGACTGAGGCCAAGTTGTCTGTAGTCCAGGTACATTAATGTTATAAAGTTCCATGTTATGACTATTTCGGTTTGGCACCATCATAGACTGAGGAATATTTCCATTTGTATATGATGAAGGAGCAGCGGACCCCCCTGTTTGTAAAGTCGAGGGGCTTTGTCCATTAGTTGGGGTCAGAGGATATGGAGGGGGTGGCTGCCGATTCACGGTGCCAGCAGGGACAACAGTTTGGTGTATCATAAAGTCAGACTGACCACTACCATTCTGAATTCCAGGCCTCCCTGGTGGAAAGTTAtatttgttagaactctgcatgATGATTGGCTGTCTGCCAACAGGAACCGAACTCATGCCTCTCTGTCCCTGATTAGGCGGATTCATTGGGGAAGTGTTAAGAGGTGGTGGAGGATAGCCCTCCTGCCATGTCCCGGGTGGAACAGGAGGAGAGATTCGAGAGATTACATATTCTATGTTCCCAGAATAGCGCTTTGTTTGAGAGTTTGGTTCCCACGAAGGTGGAGGTGGAGTTGTACCTCTTGGAGGGGGAGTCTGGCCtcttggaggtggtggtggagtgaCACTCCTTACTTGAGGTGGTGGCGGGGGATTCACTCTCTGTCCATTGCTAGGGTGAGCCTGAGCAAATGCTGCTATGCCAGATCCTGACAAAGGTCTTCCTACATCTGTCTGCGAGTTGGGACTTTCAGAGCGATAAGCCACACTTTCTCCTAGTGGTGGGACATGTCTCTGAGGAACTAAGGATTCTTTAGAACCTTTCCAGCTTTGTTTACGGCTAATTGATTGTTGTACATTCCCTGTGGtgacaaaagagacagagaaaagaaaaaaaacatgtttttaacCTCTTATTTTTGAAAACTTTAGCTTGGGATTTTGACATTTAACGATACTCAATTCCCTTTCAAGATTTATAAAAAATCAAATTTCAGCATGTGGTTtcatttttaccttttaaaaattttgactTGGTAATACATTCTCACAGTTCAAAATTCAAGAACTACAAAAGGATACCCACCTCTGTCCTTCAGTCCACCAGTCTCCTTCTTTGAAGGTAACAAATATCAATAAAACATTTTAGATAAGATTAGTGTTTTAAAAAACCAGCTGCAGTGGATGAGAATGGGGATATGGGTAGATCTGATAGGCGATACAGCAGTTCATGAAGGCAATGAGGTAATATGGACTACGGAGATGACAGTGGAGAAAAGTGAATGAATTAagagagatgagaaggtaaaACTGACAATTCCGTTACAGATTCCATATGAGAGACGATGATGGAGAGGAATGACTCTTGGGCTTTCAGCTTAGGAAAACCGGTGAACATTAATTAATACTGGGGTGGAGAAGGTCTTCCCAATGTGACAAAGGTAGAAAACATACAGTATATAAGACTGACAAACATAAATACACAAAACACTTGTCaccatgaaaaacaaaacaaaaaagaaacccacacaaaactgaaaggtcagcattatCATGGGAGAAAATATATTCaatcacacatacaaaaaaagagtAGTAAACGTACATCTTTCTCTATGCTGGGCAATATTTGGTGTCTGTGACTTCAGGGAAAAGTCATCACTCTGTGCAAAACAGACAAGTCCTCTAGCCACCAGGCTCAGCCTCACCTTCCTCGGATAGTCAGCGAGGCTAAATCCACCATATCACTCACCCAGCTCTGATCAGTAAAAACAGAAGTCTCTTCAATCCAAGAGTACACGGCCATCCCTGCTGTTTTGCACCTCCCATAAAGCTCTCCAAGTTTTGACCACCTTCCACCCTCCTATGCACTATGCCCTCTAGACCTGCTGTTCCATAACCAAAAAATGCCCCGATCACTAATCCCTTCTCCAACATTTCCCGCAATCTCTTTAAAGCTGGTTACCACCTGTTGACACTACTTTCCTTGTACCCCTTTGAAATCaaggttttctttaaaaataaactggGCCAAAAAGTGAAGTTGTatcttctttgctcttcatttATGCTTCCAGGCCATTATTGctccttccaaattttttttaaaaagcctactCTTAGTCatttttgtctttgttatctTCCTTTGGTGATCTAGTTCATGCATATGACTCAAACGTGTCTCTCCAACTCATACCTACATAGCCAGATCCCTACTTGACATCACCACTTGGATAACTAAGTGACCCTAACTCACCCTTATATCTAAAACGAGGCTTAAGATCTTTCCCCACCAAATCCTGTTTTCTTTTAGCATTTCCTTTCTCAGTGTAGGCTATCACCATCCATCCATTTTTCTAAGCCAAAAGACCGAGTCATTCCTTTTCATCACCATCCCCCCTATGTaatctatcaccaagtccatatcaATTTTATCCCTTCCATTCCTCTTAATTCATTCACTTTTCTCCACTGTAATCTCCCTGGTACAAATTACCTTATTAGTTCCATGAACTACTTTATCTCCTACCAAATCTTTGCCTATCTCTCCTCCCTTGCTCCTCTCCAATCCACTCTCCTCTACTGCAGCCATCTTTCTGAAACACAAATCCAAATCATGTCCTTACCCTGCTTGAAACACTTCAATAACTTTCTGCTGCTCTtaggataaaaacaaaatcaatgaaacGGTCTTGCACAGTCAGGCCCCTACGTACTTCTGCAGCCATAGCTCATACTCTTGTTTTCAGTGCTCCAGCCACATTGACCTTCTTGCAAGACCCTGCGCCAAAGGGGCCATACATAGGATGGGCCTCCTCATTAATCCCACCCCCAGTAACCCTTGTCTTTCTTCAGATCATCGGCTCTATTATCAGTTtttcaggaaggttttctctgatCTCCTTGGTTAGGTCTAAAAATCCCTCTATTATATGAGTCCATAGTGCCATGTAACTCTCTCCTTCATCCACACTCATCCAGTTGTAATGCTACACGTATGTGTGTGATTACTGGATCTCCCTTAGTAAAATGTAAGGTCCACAAAAGGGCAAGAACTTTATATCCAAAGCAAAGCAAAGGGTCTGAAATACTGGCTGATCAATAAAAATGTACTGAATGAAAAGTaaactaaataaacaaataaataataaagactttttataaatcaaaaaaagacaaactcaagattaacaaaaaacataaaatgctaccttaaaaataatgaataaaaaaatgttCAACGTCACCAGtaattaaagaaatataaatgtaaaatgaGACAGCATTTGCTCGGTCATTAAACAGGCAAAAACGGTAACACACAGGGTTTAGAAATATATGTATTTGCATATTAAAAACATAAGAATATAAATTGATACTACCTTTCTGGACAGTAATATCTATCAAAATCCTTTAAATTTTCCAAGccttaaaatttacttttacAAAACCACCAGGAATGAGAAAGACTTGGCCACAAGGTTATTTACTACACTGCTCTAtgtaacgttaaaaaaaaaaatagaaacacggCAAATGTCCAAAAATAGGGGATTGGTTAAGTAAAGCAtgtggtatgtttattttaacgtggctattaagaaaaaaaaaattttttttttattaagagtaTTCTGTAGGATATTTATTAATATGGAAAACTATGCATGGTATACTAAGTGACTAAAGTAGATCTCAGTATGACCCCATTTTCTGCTTAAattaacaagaatgaaaatatacacatagaAACCCATTCACATAGGAAACAAGACTGGGAAACAAAACATATCAAAATTGTGTGGGTATTAACACAgtggtgttttctttttgcttatttaCTTTCTAAATATGATGAGCATGTTTTACTCTTCTAATAAGCAGttacaagaagaaaaaagagagtagTTTGAATGATgatatttgtgaaaaaaaaaaaaaaaagagatatttcaGTTGTGGCATAACCAGTGAGGAAGTTCTcaaccttgactgctgcttatcaGAATTATCTACAGAACTTTTAAATGTGAAGACCCCATGCTCAAATTCACATTGGTATGATATCATACCAATATTAGAACTTTCACTTACTGGGAAGCTTTTAATTTCTAAGACTAAAGATTTGATATACTTAAGTATTTTAAAACTATACTATGAGACTAGGGAAAACGTTTGATTCATCACCTGGTTTCACGTTGGCATTAAGAGGTCTGGCAGCTGCTGCAGCCATCTGCTCCCGTCGAGGATCCTGGTAACTCATTTTACTAATGAATTCAATTGCTGCTTCTATGCTTCTGTTATTAGTTTTCTGAAGAGCTTGTATAACCATATCCTGATAGGaagtttaaaaaagacaaaaatatattaaatccTATACATAGTAAGAGGAAAACAGCACTATGAGTTCCATTAGAGAAATTCTAAATTATGAACAGGCCCCAAAGCATAATATCAATGTTCTGTTTGTAACTGTTATAAAAATCCATACAATCTCAAATtactaagaaaacaaaataaatctatCTTTATGTAACTTATTACTGTTTCTTTCTAGGAAAACAACCTCTTCCTGAGACAATCATAACAATATCATTGTGATTATTTCTCATTCTTATACAGAGACTATTAGATTTTTAAAGTAGGTATCAATCAAAATACTGCAATCTAGATTTTTTGTATTGTTAAAGCATTTGATTAAGCACT
This is a stretch of genomic DNA from Elephas maximus indicus isolate mEleMax1 chromosome 1, mEleMax1 primary haplotype, whole genome shotgun sequence. It encodes these proteins:
- the LATS1 gene encoding serine/threonine-protein kinase LATS1, coding for MKRSEKPEGYRQMRPKTFPASNYTGSSRQMLQEIRESLRNLSKPSDTAKAEHNMSKMSAEDPRQVRNPPKFGTYHKALQEIRNSLLPFANETSSSSRSTSEVNPQMFQDLQAAGFDEDMVIQALQKTNNRSIEAAIEFISKMSYQDPRREQMAAAAARPLNANVKPGNVQQSISRKQSWKGSKESLVPQRHVPPLGESVAYRSESPNSQTDVGRPLSGSGIAAFAQAHPSNGQRVNPPPPPQVRSVTPPPPPRGQTPPPRGTTPPPPSWEPNSQTKRYSGNIEYVISRISPPVPPGTWQEGYPPPPLNTSPMNPPNQGQRGMSSVPVGRQPIIMQSSNKYNFPPGRPGIQNGSGQSDFMIHQTVVPAGTVNRQPPPPYPLTPTNGQSPSTLQTGGSAAPSSYTNGNIPQSMMVPNRNSHNMELYNINVPGLQTTWPQSSSAPAQSSPNSGHEIPTWQPNIPVRSNSFNNPLGNRTSHSTNSQPSATTVTAITPAPIQQPVKSIRVLKPELQTALAPTHPSWLPQPIQTVQPCPFSEGTTSNMTVMPPVAEAPNYQGPPPPYPKHLLHQNPSVPPYESIHKSSKEDQPGLPKEEEGEKSYENVDSGDKEKKQITTSPITVRKNKKDEERRESRIQSYSPQAFKFFMEQHVENVLKSHQQRLHRKKQLENEMMRVGLSQDAQDQMRKMLCQKESNYIRLKRAKMDKSMFVKIKTLGIGAFGEVCLARKVDTKALYATKTLRKKDVLLRNQVAHVKAERDILAEADNEWVVRLYYSFQDKDNLYFVMDYIPGGDMMSLLIRLGIFPENLARFYIAELTCAVESVHKMGFIHRDIKPDNILIDRDGHIKLTDFGLCTGFRWTHDSKYYQSGDHPRQDSMDFSNEWGDPSNCRCGDRLKPLERRAARQHQRCLAHSLVGTPNYIAPEVLLRTGYTQLCDWWSVGVILFEMLVGQPPFLAQTPLETQVKVINWQTSLHIPPQAKLSPEASDLIIKLCRGPEDRLGKNGADEIKAHSFFKTVDFSSDLRQQSASYIPKITHPTDTSNFDPVDPDKLWSDGDEEENVNDTLNGWYKNGKHPEHAFYEFTFRRFFDDNGYPYNYPKPIEYEYLTPQGSGQQPDEDARLPGSEIKTRDLVYV